The proteins below come from a single Streptomyces sp. MRC013 genomic window:
- a CDS encoding PLP-dependent cysteine synthase family protein has translation MTRVEQPEPAGPGSAAVAKGPAPAGTIDVDRSDPAYRTWLKDAVRKVQADANRTADTHLLRFPLPERWGIDLYLKDESTHPTGSLKHRLARSLFLYGLCNGWIRPDKPVIEASSGSTAVSEAYFANLIGVPFIAVMPRTTSPEKIRLIEFHGGRCHFVDDPRRLYGESVALAAETGGHYMDQFTYAERATDWRGNNNIAESIYQQLRLERYPEPAWIVATAGTGGTSATIARYVHYMQYDTRVCVPDPENSCFFDGWTRNDPHASSTCGSRIEGIGRPRMEPSFVPGAIDRMMKVPDAASIAAVRALENAIGRKAGGSTGTGLWSALRIVAEMVAEGRTGSVVTLICDPGERYLDKYYSDEWLAEQGLVIGPYAAALDEFLATGVWPD, from the coding sequence ATGACGAGGGTCGAGCAGCCCGAGCCGGCCGGACCCGGCAGCGCGGCGGTCGCGAAGGGTCCGGCGCCCGCCGGGACCATCGACGTCGACCGCAGCGATCCGGCCTACCGGACCTGGCTGAAGGACGCCGTGCGGAAGGTGCAGGCGGACGCGAACAGGACGGCGGACACGCACCTGCTGCGCTTCCCGCTGCCCGAGCGGTGGGGGATCGACCTCTACCTGAAGGACGAGTCGACCCACCCCACCGGCAGCCTCAAGCACCGGCTCGCCCGCTCGCTCTTCCTCTACGGCCTGTGCAACGGCTGGATCCGCCCCGACAAGCCCGTCATCGAGGCGTCCAGCGGCTCCACCGCGGTCTCCGAGGCGTACTTCGCGAACCTGATCGGCGTCCCCTTCATCGCCGTCATGCCGCGCACCACCAGCCCGGAGAAGATCCGCCTCATCGAGTTCCACGGCGGCCGCTGCCACTTCGTCGACGACCCGCGCCGCCTGTACGGGGAGTCCGTGGCCCTCGCCGCGGAGACCGGCGGACACTACATGGACCAGTTCACGTACGCCGAGCGCGCCACCGACTGGCGCGGCAACAACAACATCGCCGAGTCGATCTACCAGCAACTGCGCCTGGAACGGTACCCGGAACCCGCGTGGATCGTCGCCACGGCCGGCACCGGCGGCACGTCCGCGACCATCGCCCGCTACGTCCACTACATGCAGTACGACACCCGCGTCTGCGTCCCCGACCCCGAGAACTCCTGCTTCTTCGACGGCTGGACGCGCAACGACCCGCACGCCTCCAGCACCTGCGGCTCCCGCATCGAGGGCATCGGCCGGCCCCGCATGGAACCCAGCTTCGTGCCGGGCGCCATCGACCGGATGATGAAGGTGCCCGACGCCGCGAGCATCGCCGCCGTCCGCGCCCTGGAGAACGCCATCGGCCGCAAGGCGGGCGGCTCCACCGGGACCGGCCTGTGGAGCGCCCTGAGGATCGTCGCGGAGATGGTGGCCGAGGGCCGCACCGGCAGCGTCGTCACCCTGATCTGCGACCCCGGGGAGCGCTACCTGGACAAGTACTACTCCGACGAGTGGCTGGCGGAGCAGGGCCTCGTCATCGGCCCGTACGCGGCGGCGCTCGACGAGTTCCTCGCCACCGGCGTCTGGCCGGACTGA
- a CDS encoding DeoR/GlpR family DNA-binding transcription regulator, whose protein sequence is MNGNQNLLAEQRRAFILDEVRRRGGVRVNELTRRLNVSDMTVRRDLDALARRGVVEKVHGGAVPVAEARTHGPGPGREPGPDAKEEIARVASAMVAPGSAVAFSGGTTAYAVARRLLGLAGLTVVTNSVRIADAFHSAPAPEPGGGARPGAATVVLTGGVRTPSDALVGPVADRAIGALRFDVLFLGVHGVSAEAGLSTPNLAEAETNRRLIRSARRVVVVADHTKWGRVGLGSFARLEEVDTLVTDAGVPKEVRAAMAEHLPGLVVADREAGAREAVGAGRGRRGGA, encoded by the coding sequence GTGAACGGCAACCAGAACCTCCTCGCGGAGCAGCGGCGCGCCTTCATCCTCGACGAGGTCAGGCGGCGGGGCGGGGTACGGGTCAACGAACTCACCCGCCGGCTCAACGTCTCCGACATGACGGTGCGTCGTGACCTGGACGCGCTGGCCCGGCGGGGCGTGGTCGAGAAGGTGCACGGCGGGGCGGTGCCGGTCGCGGAGGCGCGGACGCACGGGCCCGGTCCCGGCCGGGAGCCGGGGCCCGACGCGAAGGAGGAGATCGCCCGGGTGGCGTCGGCGATGGTGGCGCCGGGCAGCGCGGTCGCCTTCTCGGGCGGCACGACGGCGTACGCGGTGGCGCGGCGGCTGTTGGGCCTGGCGGGGCTGACGGTGGTGACGAACTCCGTGCGGATCGCGGACGCGTTCCACTCCGCGCCGGCCCCGGAGCCGGGCGGCGGGGCGCGGCCGGGGGCGGCGACGGTGGTGCTGACGGGCGGGGTGCGGACGCCGTCGGACGCGCTGGTCGGCCCGGTGGCGGACCGGGCGATCGGGGCGCTCCGCTTCGACGTGCTCTTCCTCGGGGTGCACGGGGTGTCGGCGGAGGCGGGCCTGTCCACGCCGAACCTGGCGGAGGCGGAGACGAACCGGCGGCTGATCCGGTCGGCGCGGCGGGTGGTCGTCGTGGCGGACCACACCAAGTGGGGCAGGGTCGGCCTGGGTTCGTTCGCCCGGCTGGAGGAGGTCGACACGCTGGTGACGGACGCCGGGGTGCCAAAGGAGGTGCGGGCCGCGATGGCGGAGCACCTGCCGGGGCTGGTCGTCGCGGACCGGGAGGCCGGCGCGCGGGAGGCGGTCGGGGCGGGGCGCGGGCGGCGGGGCGGGGCGTGA
- a CDS encoding ATP-binding protein yields the protein MISQASSRQCAVELQALPPRIGQVRRIVSAQLRYWNLDPLIEMAALGVTELLTNVHRHVEPDKTCTVEIEFLLDRLTVSVHDHDPRLPALVHLQDGPDRLATSGRGLALIEAVSESWGARPQGDAGKVVWFTLPALPAAPAGIPAVPAYGAAGAAFRDPVPFDGAEAAEAVRGPAAARSAVAG from the coding sequence GTGATCAGCCAGGCAAGCAGCAGGCAGTGCGCGGTAGAGCTCCAAGCCCTGCCGCCGCGGATCGGTCAGGTCCGCAGAATCGTGTCGGCGCAACTGCGCTACTGGAACCTCGACCCCCTCATCGAGATGGCGGCGCTCGGCGTCACCGAACTCCTCACCAACGTGCACCGGCACGTCGAGCCGGACAAGACCTGCACGGTCGAGATCGAGTTCCTCCTCGACCGGCTCACGGTCTCCGTCCACGACCACGACCCGCGCCTCCCCGCCCTCGTGCACCTGCAGGACGGGCCGGACCGGCTCGCCACGTCGGGACGCGGCCTCGCGCTGATAGAGGCGGTGAGCGAGAGCTGGGGCGCCCGCCCGCAGGGCGACGCGGGAAAGGTCGTGTGGTTCACGCTCCCCGCCCTCCCGGCCGCGCCCGCCGGCATCCCGGCGGTCCCGGCGTACGGGGCGGCGGGCGCCGCGTTCAGGGATCCCGTGCCCTTCGACGGCGCGGAGGCCGCGGAGGCGGTGCGCGGGCCCGCCGCCGCCCGCTCGGCCGTGGCGGGCTGA
- a CDS encoding TetR/AcrR family transcriptional regulator: protein MYNLPVTASERLVDAARELLWERGYVGASPRAIQQRAGAGQGSMYHHFSGKPGLALAAIRRTAEEMRAAAERALGGGGTAYARVEAYLRRERDVLRGCPVGRLTMDPDVIADEALRAPVDETLDWLRGRLAGILREGVVGGEFDRALDPERTAAAVLATVQGGYVLARASGSAAAFDAAVDGLLALLAGRRTA, encoded by the coding sequence ATGTACAATCTCCCCGTGACCGCTTCCGAACGACTCGTCGACGCCGCCCGCGAACTGCTGTGGGAACGCGGGTACGTGGGCGCCAGCCCGAGGGCCATCCAGCAGCGGGCCGGTGCCGGCCAGGGCAGCATGTACCACCACTTCTCCGGGAAGCCCGGCCTGGCGCTGGCCGCGATCCGGCGCACCGCCGAGGAGATGCGCGCCGCCGCCGAGCGGGCCCTGGGCGGCGGCGGTACCGCGTACGCGCGCGTGGAGGCGTACCTGCGCCGCGAACGCGACGTGCTGCGGGGCTGCCCGGTGGGACGGCTGACCATGGACCCGGACGTCATCGCGGACGAGGCGCTGCGCGCGCCGGTCGACGAGACCCTGGACTGGCTGCGCGGGCGGCTCGCGGGGATCCTGCGGGAGGGCGTGGTCGGCGGCGAGTTCGACCGGGCGCTGGATCCGGAGCGCACGGCCGCGGCGGTCCTGGCGACGGTGCAGGGTGGGTACGTCCTGGCCCGCGCGTCCGGGTCGGCGGCCGCGTTCGACGCGGCGGTCGACGGGCTGCTGGCCCTGCTGGCGGGGCGGAGGACGGCCTGA
- a CDS encoding DUF4865 family protein, translating into MHAMQYEITLPADYDMGIIHRRVATRGHLLDGFAGLGLKAYLVRERSAGAPVNQYAPFYLWAAPEGMNAFLWGPGFQGIVDDFGRPEVRHWAGAAYGEGPAAGSEPRHAVRRRLPVGEGERPADAVAREVEAHGRLVREDGLVAAAVAVDPHHWEVLAFSLWAGPAPEGAGDVFRVLHLSQPGRAALRRGRHWD; encoded by the coding sequence ATGCACGCCATGCAGTACGAGATCACCCTCCCCGCCGACTACGACATGGGGATCATCCACCGCCGGGTGGCGACCCGCGGCCACCTGCTGGACGGCTTCGCGGGGCTCGGCCTCAAGGCGTACCTGGTGCGGGAGAGGTCGGCGGGCGCGCCGGTGAACCAGTACGCCCCGTTCTACCTGTGGGCCGCGCCGGAGGGCATGAACGCCTTCCTGTGGGGGCCCGGCTTCCAGGGGATCGTCGACGACTTCGGGCGGCCCGAGGTGCGGCACTGGGCGGGCGCGGCGTACGGGGAGGGGCCGGCGGCCGGTTCGGAGCCCCGGCACGCGGTGCGGCGGCGCCTGCCGGTCGGCGAGGGCGAGCGGCCCGCCGACGCGGTGGCGCGGGAGGTCGAGGCGCACGGGAGGCTCGTGCGGGAGGACGGGCTCGTGGCGGCCGCGGTGGCGGTCGACCCGCACCACTGGGAGGTGCTGGCGTTCAGCCTGTGGGCCGGCCCGGCGCCGGAGGGGGCGGGGGACGTGTTCCGGGTGCTGCACCTGT